Proteins encoded by one window of Bacteroidota bacterium:
- a CDS encoding ABC transporter ATP-binding protein, with the protein MEELIRTKDVAKIYKLGKVEIKALQSITLNINVNEYVSLIGASGSGKSTLMNILGCLDTPTRGEYFLKGYNVSELTDDGLAKFRNKEIGFVFQSFNLIPRMSALENVSLPLIYSGIKKKERFELAREQLNEVGLGDRMDHKPNELSGGQKQRVALARALINNPSIILADEPTGNLDSKTSFEILNLIEEIHDKGNTIILVTHEKEISQRAHRVIRLVDGLVDFDKKN; encoded by the coding sequence GTGGAAGAACTTATTAGAACAAAAGATGTTGCAAAAATATATAAACTTGGAAAAGTAGAGATAAAAGCATTGCAGTCAATTACTTTGAATATTAATGTAAATGAATATGTATCACTTATTGGTGCATCAGGCTCAGGGAAATCAACTTTGATGAATATTCTCGGATGCCTTGATACCCCTACCAGAGGTGAATATTTTTTAAAAGGATATAACGTAAGTGAATTAACAGATGATGGATTAGCGAAATTTCGTAATAAGGAAATTGGCTTTGTGTTTCAATCTTTTAATCTAATACCAAGAATGTCTGCTCTTGAAAATGTTTCTTTACCTTTGATTTATTCGGGTATCAAAAAAAAAGAACGTTTTGAATTGGCTAGGGAACAATTAAATGAAGTGGGATTGGGTGATAGGATGGATCATAAACCTAATGAACTTTCAGGAGGGCAAAAACAAAGGGTAGCTTTGGCAAGGGCTTTAATTAATAATCCATCAATAATTCTTGCTGATGAACCCACAGGGAATCTTGATAGTAAAACATCATTTGAGATTCTTAACCTAATAGAAGAAATTCATGATAAAGGAAATACAATAATTTTAGTTACTCACGAAAAGGAAATTTCACAACGTGCTCACAGAGTAATCAGACTTGTTGACGGATTAGTTGATTTCGATAAAAAAAATTAA
- a CDS encoding phosphatase PAP2 family protein, translating to MRRILKSNSFIFILYAIFIVAGGLLLIFTNKGDIFLFINKNNTLLFDKFFFHITKLGNGFIFLIIFIIFLFIKYRYSLMLLFSALLSTIFVHSFKQIICPLSYRPARYFNDLSNLHLLDQVNVRSFGSFPSGHTATAFTVFFLLIFIIKKKILKSVFLLIALSVAFSRIYLAQHFFIDVYFGSVFGTLSAFISYWFFTEYYDSKKIKWIDNSII from the coding sequence GTGAGAAGAATTTTAAAATCAAATAGTTTCATTTTTATTCTCTATGCAATTTTTATTGTTGCAGGAGGATTATTACTGATATTTACAAACAAAGGAGATATTTTTCTTTTCATAAATAAAAACAACACCCTCCTTTTTGATAAATTCTTCTTTCATATCACAAAACTCGGCAATGGATTTATATTTCTTATTATTTTTATAATTTTCTTATTTATAAAATATCGATATTCCTTAATGCTTTTGTTTTCTGCATTGCTTTCAACCATATTTGTTCATTCTTTCAAACAAATAATTTGTCCTCTCAGCTACCGTCCTGCAAGGTATTTTAACGATTTATCAAATTTACATTTGTTAGACCAAGTTAATGTTCGTTCTTTCGGTAGTTTCCCATCAGGGCATACAGCAACTGCATTCACAGTATTTTTTTTACTAATTTTTATAATAAAAAAGAAAATATTAAAAAGTGTTTTTTTACTTATCGCATTATCAGTAGCATTCTCAAGAATTTACCTTGCTCAGCATTTTTTTATTGATGTTTATTTTGGTTCCGTCTTTGGAACTCTTTCAGCTTTTATTTCTTACTGGTTTTTTACTGAGTATTATGATTCTAAAAAAATTAAATGGATTGACAACTCAATAATTTAA
- a CDS encoding Do family serine endopeptidase gives MNKTIKDALIFLFAGILGGAISIGIYRMSEKDNKIEQENIPTGLTSYEINRITIPTFDFTEISKRINISVVHIKTKINPSNEYNNQNNPFYEFFGPRNFGPSLGSGSGVIISSDGYIVTNNHVIKNADEIEVILNDKRSFKANIVGHDKQTDLAVLKIETKELPFLKYGDSDKLKVGEWVIAGGNPFNLTSTVTAGIVSAKARSIGILGRGNSVESFIQTDAAVNPGNSGGALVNVEGELIGINTAIASRTGQYAGYSFAIPSNIVVKVVDDILKYGKVQRGFLGVSISEVTQEIAHKKNMDDIKGVYIAEVMPKGAANEAGIKSGDIIIKINDEKVNSVPELQEKISMNRPGDKILISLIRNGKNKKYTAVLKDLKGNTEIVTSKSNKLEDILGVKLKEIPKSTLDKLKIKNGVLVIEVKNGKFKAAGIHKNFIIQKIDKIDVYTVEDIYNLIDKSNNGVLIEGIEPDGSKGYYGFGIN, from the coding sequence ATGAATAAAACGATAAAAGATGCATTGATTTTTCTTTTCGCAGGAATTTTAGGTGGTGCAATTAGTATTGGCATTTACAGAATGTCAGAAAAAGATAATAAAATTGAACAAGAAAATATTCCCACAGGACTCACAAGCTATGAAATTAATAGAATAACAATTCCAACATTTGACTTTACAGAAATATCAAAAAGAATAAATATTTCAGTAGTTCATATCAAAACAAAAATCAACCCCTCCAATGAATACAACAATCAAAATAATCCATTTTACGAATTTTTCGGTCCGCGAAATTTCGGACCTTCACTCGGAAGTGGTTCAGGAGTAATTATTTCTTCTGACGGATATATCGTAACAAATAATCATGTAATCAAAAATGCTGATGAAATTGAAGTAATTTTAAATGATAAGCGAAGTTTTAAGGCAAATATTGTTGGTCATGATAAGCAAACAGATCTTGCTGTTTTAAAAATTGAAACTAAAGAACTACCATTTTTAAAATATGGTGATTCCGATAAATTAAAAGTTGGAGAATGGGTAATTGCAGGTGGCAATCCTTTTAATCTTACAAGCACAGTTACAGCAGGAATAGTAAGTGCAAAAGCAAGAAGCATTGGAATACTTGGACGAGGCAACTCCGTTGAATCTTTTATTCAAACAGATGCTGCTGTAAATCCCGGGAATAGCGGTGGAGCATTGGTTAATGTTGAAGGCGAGCTTATTGGAATTAATACTGCTATCGCATCAAGAACAGGGCAATACGCAGGATATTCTTTTGCAATTCCTTCAAATATTGTTGTTAAAGTAGTTGACGATATTCTTAAATACGGAAAAGTTCAAAGAGGTTTTCTTGGAGTAAGTATAAGTGAAGTAACACAAGAAATAGCACATAAAAAAAATATGGATGATATTAAAGGAGTCTATATCGCTGAGGTTATGCCTAAAGGAGCAGCAAATGAAGCAGGTATAAAAAGCGGTGATATTATTATAAAAATCAATGATGAGAAAGTAAATTCTGTACCCGAATTACAAGAGAAAATTTCTATGAATCGTCCCGGAGATAAAATTTTAATTTCTCTTATTCGCAATGGAAAAAACAAAAAATATACAGCTGTATTAAAAGACCTCAAAGGAAATACTGAAATTGTTACTTCTAAAAGCAATAAACTTGAAGATATTCTTGGAGTAAAATTAAAAGAAATCCCTAAGAGTACACTTGATAAATTGAAGATTAAAAATGGTGTTCTTGTAATAGAAGTTAAAAATGGCAAATTCAAAGCAGCAGGAATACACAAAAATTTTATAATTCAAAAAATTGACAAAATAGATGTTTATACAGTTGAAGATATTTATAATTTAATTGACAAAAGCAATAATGGCGTACTGATTGAAGGAATTGAACCTGATGGCTCTAAGGGTTATTATGGCTTTGGAATAAACTAA